One genomic segment of Tripterygium wilfordii isolate XIE 37 chromosome 9, ASM1340144v1, whole genome shotgun sequence includes these proteins:
- the LOC120005289 gene encoding serine/threonine/tyrosine-protein kinase HT1-like, with amino-acid sequence MAGSCFPAFRLRKSKSKPLPTPSSSKTQLETDTEIMEKKRFDSLESWSMILDSENVETWEVSKEDQEEWTADLSQLFIGNKFASGAHSRIYRGIYKQRAVAVKMVRIPNQKEETRAFLEQQFKSEVALLSRLFHPNIVQFIAACKKPPVYCIITEYMSQGTLRMYLNKKEPYSLSIETILRLALDISHGMEYLHSQGVIHRDLKSNNLLLNDEMRVKVADFGTSCLETQCQEAKGNMGTYRWMAPEMIKEKPYTRKVDVYSFGIVLWELTTALLPFQGMTPVQAAFAVAEKNERPPLPASCQPALAHLIKRCWAANPSKRPDFSYIVSALERYDECVKEGLPLTTHSRLVSRNAILERLKGCVSMNSSIPVHA; translated from the exons ATGGCTGGCTCATGTTTTCCTGCATTTCGGCTTCGAAAATCGAAGAGCAAGCCATTACCGACTCCTTCCTCTTCGAAAACCCAGTTGGAGACTGATACGGAGATTATGGAGAAGAAGAGGTTTGACAGCTTGGAATCATGGTCCATGATATTGGACTCCGAGAACGTGGAGACTTGGGAGGTTTCGAAGGAGGACCAAGAGGAATGGACGGCCGATCTGTCGCAGCTGTTTATTGGTAACAAGTTTGCATCAGGTGCTCACAGTAGGATTTATCGTGGGATTTATAAGCAGAGAGCTGTTGCGGTCAAAATGGTTAGAATTCcaaaccagaaagaagaaacaagaGCCTTTCTTGAACAACAATTCAAATCTGAAGTTGCCTTACTTTCACGTCTCTTCCATCCCAATATAGTACAG TTTATTGCGGCTTGCAAGAAGCCCCCAGTTTACTGTATCATCACAGAATATATGTCACAAGGAACTTTGAGAATGTACCTCAACAAGAAAGAGCCATACTCACTTTCAATTGAAACAATATTGAGGTTAGCTCTTGACATATCCCACGGAATGGAGTATCTTCATTCACAAGGGGTGATCCATAGAGACCTCAAATCCAATAATCTGCTTTTAAATGATGAAATGCGGGTTAAGGTGGCAGATTTTGGCACTTCGTGTTTAGAAACACAGTGTCAAGAAGCCAAAGGAAACATGGGAACTTATCGTTGGATGGCACCAGAAATGATCAAGGAAAAACCTTATACTCGGAAAGTAGATGTGTACAGTTTTGGGATTGTGCTGTGGGAGCTCACTACAGCTTTGCTTCCGTTTCAAGGAATGACCCCTGTGCAGGCTGCATTTGCTGTGGCTGAAAAG AACGAGCGGCCTCCATTGCCGGCTAGTTGTCAGCCAGCACTGGCACATCTCATAAAGCGCTGCTGGGCAGCAAACCCATCGAAGCGACCAGACTTCAGCTACATTGTTTCTGCTTTGGAGAGGTATGATGAGTGTGTCAAGGAGGGCCTTCCTCTTACAACACACTCAAGACTGGTCAGCCGCAACGCCATTCTCGAGCGCTTGAAAGGTTGTGTTTCCATGAACTCATCTATACCTGTACATGCCTGA
- the LOC120006578 gene encoding RPM1-interacting protein 4-like, translated as MAQHHHVPKFGNWDKDNVPYTAYFENARKEKGSRMMNPNDPEENPEAFSLGTPSSVLSFGSHESNQAGKQKMEGKALSSESVSTDKSSSDQSLMHPSHRRSRIDRKKTLVEGSHSLSSSVSANSRNTSSASHQSSSTRQRTASVPKFGSWDEADPRSGDGFTLIFAKVKEEKHKASQVPIVPPRPNNRFDNQRMEGSSSSKSKFCCCFFPRGR; from the exons ATGGCC CAACATCACCATGTCCCCAAATTCGGGAACTGGGACAAGGACAATGTGCCATACACTGCCTATTTCGAGAATGCTCGCAAAGAAAAAGGCAGTAGGATGATGAATCCGAATGATCCTGAGGAGAATCCAGAGGCCTTCAGCCTTGGTACACCTTCCTCTGTCCTTAGCTTTGGTTCACATGAGTCCAATCAAGCAGGAAAACAGAAAATGGAAGGAAAGGCCTTGTCTTCTGAATCTGTCAGCACTGACAAAAGCAGTTCTGATCAATCACTGATGCACCCAAGTCATCGACGATCCAGAATCGACCGGAAGAAGACACTTGTGGAGGGATCTCACAGCCTCTCCTCATCGGTGTCAGCAAATTCTAGGAACACATCGAGTGCTAGTCACCAATCCAGTTCTACT CGCCAGAGGACTGCGTCCGTGCCTAAGTTTGGTTCTTGGGATGAGGCCGACCCGAGATCCGGAGATGGGTTTACTCTCATTTTCGCAAAGGTGAAAGAAGAGAAACATAAGGCATCCCAGGTCCCTATTGTGCCCCCTCGACCAAATAATCGTTTTGATAACCAAAGAATGGAAGGAAGCTCTTCCTCTAAATCCAAG TTTTGCTGCTGCTTTTTTCCACGCGGTCGGTGA
- the LOC120005035 gene encoding cysteine proteinase inhibitor 1-like, whose amino-acid sequence MKSQLILFSFLTIAITISLSTSVAGGGHHHDEWKPIHDLKEEHVKKIAEFAVKEHNKEEKEHLKLEEVVKGEYKKARRHKSKYRLVLAAKDEKKEKSIEEEHKKDSKHYAAVVVEKSKNDQHRLHLISFKPVK is encoded by the coding sequence ATGAAATCACAATTGATCCTCTTTAGCTTCCTCACAATTGCCATAACAATCAGTCTATCCACCAGCGTCGCTGGTGGTGGGCATCACCATGACGAGTGGAAGCCAATACACGATCTGAAAGAAGAACACGTGAAGAAAATCGCGGAGTTCGCAGTGAAAGAGCACAACAAGGAAGAAAAGGAGCATTTGAAGCTTGAAGAGGTGGTGAAGGGAGAATATAAAAAGGCACGTCGTCATAAGAGCAAGTACAGGCTGGTTTTAGCTGCCAAGGatgagaagaaggagaagagcaTAGAGGAAGAGCATAAGAAGGATAGCAAACACTACGCGGCGGTTGTGGTTGAGAAATCAAAGAATGACCAGCACCGATTGCATCTAATCTCGTTTAAGCCTGTCAAGTGa
- the LOC120005191 gene encoding ubiquinol oxidase 4, chloroplastic/chromoplastic-like: MALSLSSTVFAVSVPSVKATNCSKRLGSFGSSKLNPLRFNSILSSRRLLSRKLNKIKATTLQEKDEKVVVEESFSSKSITDGEEKRGCGELPETQSASTLEKWVIKIEQSVNVFLTETVIKILDTLYHDRDYARFFVLETIARVPYFAFISVLHMYESFGWWRRSDYLKVHFAENWNEMHHLLIMEELGGNAWWVDRFLAQHIAIFYYLMTAFMYALSPRMAYHFSECVEGHAFATYDKFIKAHGEDLKRKPAPAVAVEYYTKGDLYLFDEFQTSRPPNTRRPKIENLYDVFVNIRDDEAEHCKTMKACQTHGNLRSPHSCPESAFEDEVGCIVPEKDCQGIVDCVVKSVSSSSSSSSENGIDMKN, encoded by the exons ATGGCGTTAAGTTTATCGTCGACGGTGTTTGCAGTTTCAGTCCCGTCAGTGAAAGCAACAAATTGCTCTAAAAGATTGGGTTCATTCGGCTCATCAAAGTTAAATCCTCTGCGTTTCAATTCAATCCTCTCTTCCCGTCGATTGCTATCCAG GAAGTTGAATAAAATCAAAGCAACAACTTTGCAAGAGAAAGATGAGaaagtggtggtggaggagtcATTTTCATCAAAATCAATTACTGATGGTGAGGAGAAACGAGGCTGTGGAGAGCTACCGGAGACTCAATCAGCTAGTACATTGGAGAAATGGGTTATCAAGATTGAACAGTCTGTGAATGTCTTTCTCACG GAGACGGTGATAAAGATACTTGATACTTTGTATCATGATCGAGATTATGCGAGATTCTTTGTACTGGAAACTATTGCGAGAGTTCCCTATTTTG CTTTTATTTCTGTTCTACACATGTATGAGAGTTTTGGTTGGTGGAGAAGGTCAGATTATCTGAAAGTGCATTTTGCAGAGAACTGGAATGAGATGCACCACCTGCTTATAATGGAA GAACTGGGGGGCAATGCATGGTGGGTCGATCGCTTTCTTGCTCAACATATAGCAATTTTCTATTATCTCATGACAGCCTTCATGTATGCATTAAGCCCAAGAATGGCAT ATCACTTTTCTGAGTGTGTAGAGGGTCATGCATTTGCAACTTATGACAAGTTTATCAAAGCCCATGGAG AGGATTTGAAAAGAAAGCCTGCCCCTGCTGTTGCTGTAGAATACTACACCAAGGGTGACTTGTATTTGTTTG ATGAATTTCAAACGTCCAGGCCTCCCAATACTCGAAGGCCAAAAATAG AGAATTTGTATGATGTGTTCGTAAACATCCGAGATGATGAAGCTGAACATTGTAAGACGATGAAAGCCTGTCAGACGCACGGGAATCTTCGTTCTCCTCACTCATGTCCAGAGAGTGCATTTGAAGATGAGGTTGGCTGCATTGTTCCTGAAAAAGATTGCCAAGGAATCGTGGATTGTGTGGTGAAATCCGtttcatcatcctcatcctcctcATCGGAGAACGGGATAGACATGAAAAACTAA
- the LOC120005183 gene encoding E3 ubiquitin-protein ligase COP1-like, translated as MGYLSMGALVPTVKSEASPSRTPYSAATGSAAAEKMEREMLCPICMQTITHAFITACGHSFCYICIVTHLRNKSDCPCCSHYLTNNHIFPNLLLDKLLKKSTACQVAKTASPVENLIQALQQGSEVSVEELDGLLSLLTEKKRRMEQEEAEKNMRILHDFLHCLRKQKLEELSEIQADLLYIMEDINSVEQKRFELYRAKDRCSAKVRILDDPTTAKLWPSLIDRHNNGSISDACGLQEGTASGSLQNKKADEQAQISTQVLQRKEAGGRADSEYFTQAGQIVARKGRIYAQFNDLQECYLQKRRCSKRRSSKQKETNADYVSRAGYNPGLKDFQSVLNNFTRYSRLRVIAELRHGDLFHYANIVSSIEFDRNDEFFATAGVSRRIKVFEFSSVINEPADVHCPVVEMSTRSKLSCLSWNKYTKNHIASSDYEGIVTVWDVTTRQSVMEYEEHEKRAWSVDFSHTEPSMLVSGSDDCKVKIWCTKQEGSVRNIDMKANICSVKYNPGSSIYVAVGSADHHVHYYDLRNTSQPLYVFNGHRKAVSYVKFMSGNELASASTDSTLCLWDVKENLPLRTFRGHTNEKNFVGLTVNSEYLACGSETNEVFVYHKAISKPAAWHKFVSDSEDAHGDSGSYFISAVCWKNNSPTMLTANSQGTIKVLVLAS; from the exons ATGGGATACTTGTCCATGGGGGCACTGGTTCCTACAGTGAAATCGGAGGCATCGCCTTCGCGAACACCGTATTCGGCCGCGACAGGCTCGGCGGCTGCGGAGAAGATGGAAAGGGAAATGTTGTGTCCGATATGCATGCAGACGATCACGCACGCATTCATCACAGCTTGCGGACACAGCTTCTGTTACATTTGCATTGTAACGCATCTTCGGAACAAGAGCGATTGTCCCTGTTGTAGTCATTATCTCACTAACAACCATATCTTCCCTAATCTGTTGCTCGATAAG TTATTGAAGAAATCCACTGCTTGTCAAGTAGCAAAGACTGCTTCTCCAGTTGAAAATCTTATTCAGGCATTGCAACAG GGCTCTGAGGTGTCAGTTGAGGAGCTAGATGGCCTGTTGTCTCTTCTtacagagaagaagagaagaatggAGCAAGAAGAAGCAGAGAAAAATATGAGAATCTTACACGATTTCTtgcattgcctaagaaagcaaaagCTGGAAGAGCTCAGTGAG ATTCAAGCTGATCTTCTGTACATAATGGAGGACATAAATTCTGTAGAGCAAAAGAGATTTGAATTATACAGGGCGAAGGACAGATGCTCAGCAAAAGTTAGGATCCTTGATGATCCTACAACAGCAAAATTGTGGCCCTCATTGATTGATAGACATAACAATGGCAGCATCTCTGATGCCTGCGGTCTCCAGGAGGGGACAGCATCAGGAAGTTTACAGAACAAGAAAGCGGATGAGCAGGCCCAAATAAGCACTCAAGTTCTTCAAAGAAAAGAAGCTGGTGGCAGAGCAGATTCGGAATATTTTACTCAGGCAGGACAAATTGTTGCAAGAAAAGGACGGATCTATGCTCAG TTTAATGACCTGCAGGAATGTTACTTGCAAAAGCGTCGCTGCTCAAAGAGACGGTCATCTAAACAGAAAGAAACGAATGCAGATTATGTGAGTAGAGCAGGTTATAATCCTGGCCTTAAGGATTTCCAATCTGTGCTGAACAACTTTACACGATACAG TCGATTGAGGGTCATTGCTGAACTTAGGCATGGCGACCTTTTCCACTATGCGAATATTGTCTCGAG TATAGAATTTGATCGCAATGATGAATTCTTTGCTACTGCTGGAGTTTCTAGGCGCATTAAGGTTTTTGAATTTAGCTCG GTGATAAATGAACCAGCGGATGTGCATTGCCCTGTTGTGGAGATGTCCACGAGATCTAAGCTCAGCTGCTTGAGTTGGAACAAGTACACGAAAAATCATATTGCTAGCAGCGATTATGAAGGGATAGTAACTGTATGGGATGTAACTACTCGTCAG AGTGTAATGGAATATGAGGAGCATGAGAAGCGAGCTTGGAGTGTGGACTTTTCACACACTGAACCTTCAATGCTTGTATCTGGCAGTGATGACTGCAAG GTCAAAATTTGGTGCACGAAGCAAGAAGGCAGTGTCCGCAACATCGACATGAAAGCAAATATTTGTTCTGTCAAGTATAATCCTGGATCCAGCATTTATGTTGCA GTAGGTTCCGCAGATCATCATGTTCATTATTATGACTTGAGGAATACTAGCCAACCATTATATGTTTTCAACGGGCATAGGAAAGCAGTTTCATATGTGAAATTTATGTCAGGCAATGAACTTGCATCTGCATCTACTGATAGCACACTTTGCTTGTGGGATGTAAAGGAGAATTTACCG CTGCGTACATTTAGAGGCCACACAAACGAGAAGAATTTTGTTGGTCTAACAGTAAACAGTGAATACCTTGCCTGTGGCAGCGAAACAAATGAAGTGTT